One Candidatus Omnitrophota bacterium genomic window carries:
- the metG gene encoding methionine--tRNA ligase yields the protein MSGTFYVTTPIYYVNAKPHIGHAYTQVVADTLARFHRILGEDVFFLTGTDEYGEKIEEVSLAKYGEKGHEKEFVDSIVVKFREAWGSLNVSNDYFIRTTDPGHGKLVQDMLQGLWDKGEIEEGEYDGWFCTPCETFWTDTQAENGVCPECNRPLGRIKEKNYFFKMGKYREWLLEYINEHPTFIMPEFRRNEVLGFLREELTDLCISRPKERMSWGIELPFDKGYVVYVWFDALLNYVSGIGASGRERERFWPANFHLIAKDIIRHHAVYWPIMLKAMGLELPKTVFAHGWWKMGADKMSKSKGNVVDPLAFIEKYGVDPLRYFLIKAVKLGMDGSFSEDAFIATYNSDLANDLGNLLNRTLTMVEKYFDGVVPAAPRDPGDPAQLARSNELRSGIKGILPLVKGKMLSRDLLLQEALETVMQTVVGRANKYIEASAPWNYSKQGNMEAIKLIMADLVEALRVTAIAIAPFMPATADKMWRQLGAGDDIKADISPSVYDKWEPDKLAGVKVAKGEPLFMRIK from the coding sequence ATGTCCGGCACTTTTTATGTGACTACACCGATCTATTATGTTAACGCGAAACCGCATATAGGGCACGCTTATACCCAGGTAGTGGCCGATACCCTGGCCCGGTTCCACAGGATACTCGGAGAGGATGTATTCTTCCTGACGGGTACGGATGAGTATGGTGAGAAAATAGAGGAAGTAAGCCTGGCGAAATACGGGGAAAAGGGCCATGAGAAAGAATTCGTGGATTCCATAGTCGTGAAGTTCCGGGAGGCGTGGGGGTCATTGAACGTAAGTAATGACTATTTTATCCGTACCACGGATCCGGGTCACGGGAAACTCGTGCAGGACATGCTCCAGGGATTGTGGGACAAAGGGGAGATAGAGGAAGGCGAGTATGACGGATGGTTCTGTACGCCGTGTGAGACGTTCTGGACCGATACACAGGCCGAGAACGGCGTATGCCCCGAATGCAATAGGCCGCTGGGCAGGATAAAAGAAAAGAATTATTTTTTCAAGATGGGCAAATACCGTGAATGGCTCTTGGAATATATAAATGAGCACCCGACATTCATAATGCCGGAATTCCGCAGGAACGAGGTCCTGGGTTTCCTGAGGGAGGAATTAACGGATCTTTGCATATCCCGTCCCAAGGAACGCATGTCCTGGGGGATAGAACTTCCTTTCGATAAGGGATACGTGGTGTATGTGTGGTTCGATGCCCTGCTCAACTATGTATCGGGGATAGGCGCCTCGGGCAGGGAGCGGGAGAGGTTCTGGCCCGCGAACTTCCATCTGATCGCGAAGGACATAATTCGCCACCATGCTGTGTATTGGCCGATAATGTTGAAGGCTATGGGGCTTGAGCTGCCGAAGACCGTGTTCGCGCATGGATGGTGGAAAATGGGCGCCGACAAAATGTCAAAGTCCAAAGGCAATGTGGTCGATCCGCTCGCGTTCATCGAGAAATACGGTGTGGACCCATTGAGGTATTTCCTGATAAAGGCCGTGAAACTGGGTATGGACGGGTCTTTCAGTGAGGACGCGTTCATTGCCACGTACAACAGTGACCTGGCCAATGACCTGGGGAACCTCCTTAACCGTACTCTTACCATGGTCGAGAAATATTTCGACGGTGTAGTGCCGGCGGCGCCACGGGACCCGGGTGACCCCGCGCAACTCGCGCGCAGCAATGAGCTAAGGTCCGGGATAAAGGGGATATTACCGCTCGTGAAAGGGAAAATGCTGTCGCGTGACCTGCTTCTCCAGGAAGCGCTGGAAACGGTCATGCAGACCGTAGTGGGACGCGCTAATAAATATATCGAGGCGTCCGCGCCGTGGAACTATTCCAAACAGGGAAATATGGAGGCCATAAAACTTATAATGGCGGACCTTGTGGAGGCGCTTCGCGTGACCGCCATAGCTATCGCGCCTTTCATGCCGGCAACCGCGGATAAGATGTGGCGGCAGCTTGGCGCGGGGGACGACATAAAAGCTGATATCTCACCGTCCGTATACGATAAGTGGGAACCGGACAAGCTGGCGGGTGTCAAGGTCGCGAAAGGCGAACCGCTTTTTATGAGGATAAAATAA
- a CDS encoding stage 0 sporulation family protein: MHDIVQVQLREAGEIKVFISNGMKFESGDRVIVEADRGLDYGEIVCPNENVEDISSLEQPLRKVIRKANPWDEEQIAKNREKTKDLLNICENKIREHNLPMKLVGAEYSFDRSKIIFYFTSESRVDFRELVKNLASIFRVRIELKQIGVRDEARMLGGCGPCGRELCCKSFLKDFEPVTIRMAKVQNLPLNPSKISGLCGRLMCCLAYEHECYKECAKGLPKAGKEVDTEFGRGKVITVNPLQRSVTVSLENGIIRDVRADQVKREREKDRNAPAGEKENKGKRDRNTTAGEKENKGKRDRNSRRERKGEGK, encoded by the coding sequence ATGCATGATATAGTACAGGTACAGTTAAGGGAAGCCGGTGAGATCAAGGTCTTTATCTCTAACGGTATGAAGTTCGAATCGGGGGACCGGGTGATAGTAGAGGCGGATCGTGGCCTGGATTACGGCGAGATAGTTTGTCCCAATGAGAACGTCGAGGATATCTCGTCGCTCGAGCAACCGTTACGCAAGGTCATACGCAAGGCCAATCCGTGGGATGAGGAACAGATCGCCAAGAACAGGGAAAAGACCAAGGACCTTTTGAACATATGCGAGAACAAGATACGTGAGCATAATCTGCCCATGAAGCTGGTCGGCGCGGAATATTCATTCGACAGGTCCAAGATAATTTTTTATTTCACTTCGGAAAGCAGGGTGGATTTCAGGGAGCTCGTGAAGAACCTGGCGAGTATTTTCCGGGTGCGCATAGAGCTCAAACAGATAGGCGTGAGGGATGAAGCCCGTATGCTGGGTGGGTGCGGGCCGTGTGGACGGGAGTTGTGCTGCAAATCCTTCCTGAAGGATTTTGAGCCGGTGACCATAAGGATGGCGAAAGTACAGAACCTGCCGCTTAACCCGTCCAAGATATCCGGTCTCTGCGGCAGGCTGATGTGTTGCCTGGCGTATGAGCATGAGTGCTATAAGGAGTGCGCCAAGGGGCTGCCCAAGGCGGGAAAAGAAGTAGATACGGAGTTCGGGAGAGGGAAGGTGATAACGGTCAATCCGCTCCAGCGGTCCGTTACCGTATCGCTTGAGAACGGTATCATACGCGATGTCAGGGCTGACCAGGTGAAAAGGGAAAGAGAAAAAGACAGGAACGCCCCCGCAGGAGAGAAAGAGAACAAAGGAAAAAGGGACAGGAACACCACTGCCGGAGAGAAAGAGAACAAAGGAAAAAGGGATAGGAACTCTCGCAGGGAAAGAAAAGGAGAAGGGAAGTAA
- a CDS encoding DNA polymerase III subunit: protein MLSFADIKGQTNAIKYLTRCLAAGRVSSSYLFTGPDGVGRSSCARAFIRAIMCPGKPEEARACDVCPTCRRVEALEHPDVLWIKPEKGKAIKIEEVRQAREKLNLKPFEAVSSVCVIEDAHLLTVSAANALLKILEEPPGGSMLILITDKKELLPRTVVSRCSEVRFFSLPIPVAKEVISSKLDGTGESELSFLAGFSQGSPGKALEIARTGVVARREDVMRLLKDIAAGENVWCMNWDVEDKLQMAEDIELVLMLVRDTALVVSGAESRMTDTALSAGELMSMFGKSSPDKLYALMARLVNVRRALMGNANPKIAAQVLPGMVKG from the coding sequence ATGCTGTCATTCGCGGATATAAAGGGACAGACTAACGCCATAAAATACCTAACCAGATGCCTCGCGGCGGGACGGGTCTCATCAAGCTATCTTTTTACCGGACCGGATGGCGTGGGAAGATCCTCATGCGCAAGGGCTTTTATCAGGGCGATAATGTGCCCGGGAAAGCCTGAAGAGGCTAGAGCTTGTGACGTATGCCCGACATGCAGGCGTGTAGAGGCGCTTGAACATCCGGATGTATTGTGGATCAAGCCGGAAAAAGGTAAAGCCATAAAGATAGAAGAGGTACGCCAGGCGCGGGAAAAGCTCAATCTCAAGCCTTTTGAAGCCGTCTCCAGTGTGTGTGTGATAGAGGACGCCCATCTTTTGACGGTATCCGCGGCTAATGCCCTGCTGAAGATACTGGAGGAACCGCCGGGCGGGTCGATGCTTATCCTGATAACGGATAAGAAGGAACTATTGCCTCGCACGGTAGTATCCAGGTGCAGCGAGGTAAGGTTCTTCTCTCTGCCTATTCCCGTCGCGAAAGAAGTGATATCTTCCAAGCTTGACGGTACAGGGGAAAGTGAATTGTCCTTTCTCGCCGGGTTTTCCCAGGGGTCGCCCGGAAAAGCCCTGGAAATAGCGCGTACGGGAGTGGTCGCGAGGCGGGAAGATGTCATGAGACTGCTTAAGGATATAGCGGCCGGAGAGAACGTCTGGTGCATGAATTGGGATGTCGAGGACAAGCTCCAGATGGCGGAAGACATCGAGCTTGTCCTCATGCTTGTCAGGGATACGGCACTTGTCGTCAGCGGCGCGGAGAGCAGGATGACCGATACAGCTCTTTCAGCCGGGGAACTCATGTCCATGTTCGGGAAAAGTTCGCCCGACAAGCTTTACGCTCTTATGGCACGTCTTGTAAATGTGCGCAGGGCCCTTATGGGGAACGCCAACCCGAAAATAGCGGCACAGGTCTTGCCGGGTATGGTGAAGGGGTAA